From the Helianthus annuus cultivar XRQ/B chromosome 17, HanXRQr2.0-SUNRISE, whole genome shotgun sequence genome, the window GCTTCTATTACCACACATTttagctatatatatatatatataaaagttccATCTGCACCTCAACTGTCGTGGTATGCCCATGAAGTAAGCGCAAGTAGCAAGCACAAGGAAAGATTATAGACtgattcaacaacaacaacataacaTGCATTATTATATCTTTGCTTCATAATTATACAAGTCTTTAATTCATTCATTGGGAATTACCACAAGCATCTCTAGTACGGATCCAGTCAACGCCATCACAACTCCTGAACATGATTCATTAGTAGCTAAATATCATATCCTAAGGCATCATTTGGATGGAATATGGATGCTTACCAAAATATGGAACTGTTAGAGCTACAAGTAATATTAAAATCATTAAAGCCGTCCTTATCATCATTGAGGCAGCATATGAATTTTGTTGAGCTGGAGGCAACAACTCTTCGATACCATATGCAATAGGTGTAAGTGTCAAGGCAAACTTTGTAATAGGAGCCACAACCTGTTGAATTATGATCGAAATAAAcatcaaaaaaaataaaaaataaaaatgattatCATACATACCACAGTCCACGCTGCAACTTTGGAAGAAACATAATGTGTGGGCATATTTAAAGTGAATTGAGATTTCACAGAGTCCCCAAACATCAAGTAGCCGTATATTCCTACAGCAGTATACATAACAAAAGATACGCAAAAGCTGCATTTGTTGACAAACAAGTATATTAGATCATTACAATAAACACAACAACTAATGACAAACCAAACTTTACCTAGCCTATGTGTGTTTAAAGTCTCTCACAATAAGAACAACTAAAGGCCTTTCATCCAATTCAAGAGAGAGATATCTGGGGTTAAAGTaactgaatttaaaaaaaaaactatgaagctgatattattattattaactctTTAAAAACTGTTCTAAAAACGTTATGATAATTGCAAATCGTCGAAAGCAAATATTTAATTTTAGAAGCATGTTTATATTTGATTTGTAGCAAATCTCGTATGAATTATGAATCCGGAAAGTAACTAAATGAGCTATAAGTTAAACGTATCATTTAGTGAATGAAGTATCTGAGAGTAGTATGTGTTATCAAATATGTTGGTTAAATGGTATCATGGCATCCCTCCTCCCTCTTGGGTCTTAATATCTTGGAGGTCGTGTGTTCAAATGGTGATGATAATAATAGTGACCTGATAAGAAGCGCAGATGGATATCTGGAAGGTTCTTTCATTGAAGTGTAGATGTTGGGGAAAACAGAATGACTGCCATAGCAAAAACCAATTAGACCAATTGCTACAGGCAGGTTCCCCAAGTTTAATGCAGTTCGACTCGGGTGATATTCCATCCCATCAACCACCCCTAGCCATAGCAAGCACAGCACCACAGCAACCAATGTTACAACTCCTCCAGCTGCTCACAAAAGTCCCTTTATTTTAGATATTATAACCAATTACATCTACCTAGAAACATCAACATTCATTCCACTCTAAATATACAGACATGGTATCTTAATGTGAAACCACCTTTAGATACTTTTTCTTTTACCTCACACAGTCTTCTGCAGTGGAGAGTTACCTTTGAAACCACATATCGATCTAACTACATGCACATATATCTGTATATAAaggctatatatatataacctGAAATATATGAGAGTAAATTGAGATTTCGTAGCCAGACTGTAGGAAGGATGACAAGGGTAGATATAATGGCACAGAAGAGATAAGAATCAAGATGTATAATCCCCCCAATGTCCAGGTGGGCATGTGGGAACAGTGCTGAAAGGTTATCATTCATCATTATCAAGTACTCCACACATGAAGACTGCATGCAATGTACAACAGATATTACACAACTTGAAAATCAAGTAGACGCAGCAGCAATCATGAATATTCACTTACAAACAAGTCCAAGTACAAAACCATCTGCATTCAACCGAAGAGAAAATGACAAGTTATGACTTAGGAATGGAGCGCGAAAGTAGAAAACAAAGGTATGTATACTCACAGCTATACATACACGGCCAAAATAACCAAAAGCAGCTTGTCCGATATCAGGGTAGGTCTGGAGACCATGACATTTTTCTAAGCATATTTTTAATAGTATTCCAGTGTAGCAACAAATAACACCAAACACCATGAGAAGCACAAGGCTCAACCAGCCTCCCTCTTTAAATGCATAAGGCATTGATAGAATTCCTATGCCGCAGAGCACATTTATGGCTACATATAATAATATATACATGACGATAAGCAAC encodes:
- the LOC110926008 gene encoding amino acid transporter AVT1D codes for the protein MTGMKIDEEFVPDRRMEVETDDEDNEAERDCDDDDNDEETGSDCESELPPSVNHFHNWPQTYRQSMDMYTMPLHSVNSFRGTSELTLPIKTSFGPLTPRQTHERDGLRKPLLKAKSLGKEHVPVSTSPMKLSQTSNITISGLPPPVEQCSFSQAVLNAINVLCGIGILSMPYAFKEGGWLSLVLLMVFGVICCYTGILLKICLEKCHGLQTYPDIGQAAFGYFGRVCIASSCVEYLIMMNDNLSALFPHAHLDIGGIIHLDSYLFCAIISTLVILPTVWLRNLNLLSYISAGGVVTLVAVVLCLLWLGVVDGMEYHPSRTALNLGNLPVAIGLIGFCYGSHSVFPNIYTSMKEPSRYPSALLISFCVSFVMYTAVGIYGYLMFGDSVKSQFTLNMPTHYVSSKVAAWTVVVAPITKFALTLTPIAYGIEELLPPAQQNSYAASMMIRTALMILILLVALTVPYFGVVMALTGSVLEMLVSIIFPCACYLRLLHGHTTTVEITMCSVMILMGLVCAIVGTYTSLASIPG